The proteins below are encoded in one region of Halocatena salina:
- a CDS encoding PIN domain-containing protein — MRTELRTSKRIFSLVNDENWLREPALSALKEHDNVHTSIFAYAEVLVLFYDRATASYDVDVPRAISNLLELVPIAPKAHEDVVLAGAAFIDEYHLPPFDALHAGIVATRGESVLTSERDYDAAGLERLPPEPTPDEE; from the coding sequence GTGAGGACTGAGCTGCGTACGTCGAAACGGATCTTCTCGTTGGTAAATGACGAGAATTGGCTCCGTGAACCGGCTCTCAGCGCCCTCAAAGAGCACGACAACGTTCACACATCGATTTTCGCCTACGCCGAAGTTCTTGTATTGTTTTACGATCGTGCCACAGCGTCATACGATGTCGACGTTCCGCGAGCGATTTCCAACCTTCTAGAACTCGTTCCGATTGCTCCAAAAGCGCATGAGGATGTCGTTCTCGCTGGGGCAGCTTTCATCGATGAGTACCACTTGCCCCCGTTCGATGCGCTCCACGCTGGTATCGTCGCTACCAGGGGTGAGAGTGTTCTGACTAGTGAACGAGACTACGACGCCGCAGGGTTGGAGCGGCTTCCACCGGAGCCGACGCCGGACGAGGAATGA